In the genome of Pelobacter seleniigenes DSM 18267, one region contains:
- a CDS encoding OmpA/MotB family protein, whose translation MRRSGSVRKSIQVDEENPYWISFSDIMSGLLVIFILASLALILELTHTKMEVNDAIREIAKAEQVRRDILREVETELKNKNIPIEISDNETVLRIPETLLAFETNQYRIPNTKEVSESVLEIGRVLHDAISKKERWKYLDTIFVEGHTDNRWSSRNMGNWGLSTFRAISVWNYWNKHLPEEESLERLVNHDNRPLFSVSGYGETRPTQLVQKTEEDYQKNRRIDIRFTVRRPALEEFENVRKLMDKNEP comes from the coding sequence ATGAGACGATCTGGTTCTGTAAGAAAATCAATACAGGTGGATGAAGAGAACCCTTATTGGATTTCATTCTCGGATATTATGTCTGGTTTGTTGGTAATCTTCATCTTGGCATCTTTGGCTTTAATTCTTGAACTTACACACACCAAAATGGAGGTCAATGATGCTATTCGAGAAATTGCCAAAGCCGAACAAGTGCGCAGGGATATTTTGCGTGAGGTTGAAACCGAGCTGAAAAATAAAAACATTCCAATAGAAATAAGCGACAATGAAACTGTTTTGCGAATCCCAGAAACCCTTTTGGCCTTTGAAACGAATCAATATCGAATTCCAAATACTAAGGAAGTTTCAGAATCAGTCCTTGAGATTGGTCGAGTTTTACATGATGCAATCTCTAAAAAAGAGCGGTGGAAGTATCTGGACACTATTTTTGTGGAGGGGCATACGGACAATCGTTGGAGTTCACGAAATATGGGCAATTGGGGCTTGTCCACATTTCGAGCAATTTCGGTGTGGAATTACTGGAACAAGCACCTTCCAGAAGAAGAAAGTCTAGAGCGCCTTGTGAATCATGACAATAGGCCTCTTTTCTCCGTGAGTGGATATGGAGAAACACGTCCGACACAACTTGTGCAAAAGACCGAGGAGGATTACCAAAAAAATCGCCGCATTGATATCCGTTTTACTGTACGCAGGCCGGCTCTTGAAGAATTCGAGAATGTTAGAAAGTTGATGGACAAGAATGAGCCTTAG
- a CDS encoding SDR family NAD(P)-dependent oxidoreductase, with the protein MSTAQTPIGSGFSRASTTSDIIRGVDLVGKVAIVTGGHSGLGLEAARTLALAGARVIVPARDVQRARNAIAEAGSGMEVKTMDLTNPRSIDDFARNFVETGLPLHMLINNAGIMALPELKRDAQGNELQFSTNHLGHFRLTLRLWSALQRARSARVVSVSSAGHRFSPVVFDDINFERRDYDPFLAYGQSKTANVLFTVALDQRGKGEGIRAFALHPGGIAGTNLGAHVGLDMLKKTGFVDENDRPIVDLDRDLKSVPQGAATHVWCAVSPQLDGKGGVFCADSDITPVLPQGNGVDLSTEDRSRRLTGVEAYAIDSAAAKELWRRSEEMTNVCI; encoded by the coding sequence ATGAGTACTGCTCAAACACCCATCGGTTCAGGTTTCAGCCGAGCCTCCACGACTTCCGACATCATCAGGGGGGTCGATCTGGTCGGTAAAGTGGCGATTGTTACGGGAGGCCACTCGGGTTTAGGTCTTGAAGCCGCGCGGACGCTCGCTTTAGCTGGCGCGCGCGTCATTGTGCCCGCGCGTGACGTTCAACGTGCGCGCAATGCCATTGCCGAAGCAGGCAGTGGTATGGAGGTTAAAACGATGGATCTCACCAATCCCCGTTCGATTGATGATTTCGCCCGTAACTTCGTTGAGACAGGCTTGCCACTTCATATGCTCATCAATAATGCCGGCATTATGGCGTTGCCCGAACTGAAGCGCGACGCGCAGGGCAATGAGCTACAGTTTTCAACCAACCACCTTGGCCATTTTCGGTTGACCCTGCGACTTTGGTCAGCGCTCCAACGGGCCCGTAGTGCGCGCGTCGTCTCGGTCTCGTCCGCTGGGCACCGCTTCTCGCCGGTCGTTTTCGACGACATCAATTTCGAGCGCCGCGACTATGATCCCTTCCTAGCCTATGGACAATCGAAGACGGCCAACGTCCTTTTCACAGTCGCGCTTGACCAACGGGGCAAGGGCGAAGGTATTCGCGCGTTCGCGCTCCATCCCGGTGGTATCGCAGGCACGAATCTCGGCGCGCACGTCGGTCTGGACATGTTGAAAAAGACCGGGTTCGTTGACGAGAACGACCGACCGATCGTCGATTTGGACAGGGACTTGAAATCGGTGCCGCAGGGCGCAGCCACCCATGTCTGGTGCGCAGTCAGTCCACAGCTCGACGGTAAGGGTGGCGTGTTTTGCGCCGATTCCGACATCACGCCCGTGCTGCCGCAGGGGAACGGCGTTGATCTATCCACCGAGGATCGCAGCCGCCGCCTTACTGGCGTTGAGGCCTATGCCATCGACTCGGCCGCGGCGAAAGAACTCTGGCGCAGGAGCGAGGAAATGACCAACGTTTGCATTTAA
- the zorA gene encoding anti-phage ZorAB system protein ZorA yields MQENIFSLARLIPDFSEIFKGNIDTPHGLSAFIVAILIVLTFGFLFFSISKYLQAKRHINFYTNLLDGITQDDLASRQRDITQKALEHKYFGKRWKEFDETLVLSTDGEKLYNTLDAEHFFNTSTLSRGLTENRLLAAVPGFLTAIGVIGTFAGLQMGLASLELSQDAGVDVLRQGIGNIISGASIAFLTSVWGVFTSVSFNFIEKSLERGIRRRIVNLQNHIDYLYPRINPEQSLVTIADLNRSSNETLQGLAEKIGDRLQEALVQTTNSIRTGLEDSLNQIMAPAIQSLVDNAQTGSQQALESLLDRFLAGVGDAGNAQKEMMQSASNDVRAAVSDLGQQMTGFLSRMDEQSRQSDSAARERQQLLEKQLESLGAEHQGRQKELSATFQTMFEKLVGQLGAQQQTADLREQTRAEKLDEQLNRLSARNNEVVNSIGQSVSRQLEDQQKRDEKRQQYFSESIEGLQSLQGDLAVRVESLMSTQQQTFDSMHQKFTSLQNQFEALSVANGNAGKEISQAAKEMQSVSNQLGILSMNIKQAAEKLGEDVSAAAKATVTLAEDNRLVSLEMQDALQGYQALRNDMSKLVEDLNSATQHAESGFSAVHKHLNAFQQALKNNIQELEDQLQKLMNSYADQVQSQTEQRLGVWNVETSNYISQMTNAARAMANVVNEMETKCSVA; encoded by the coding sequence ATGCAGGAAAATATCTTCAGTCTCGCGAGGCTTATTCCTGATTTTTCAGAAATATTTAAAGGCAATATAGATACGCCTCATGGACTAAGTGCTTTTATTGTGGCGATATTAATTGTTCTTACTTTTGGCTTTCTCTTCTTTTCAATTTCGAAATATCTACAAGCTAAAAGGCATATCAATTTTTATACAAATTTATTGGATGGCATAACACAGGATGATTTAGCCAGTAGACAAAGGGATATCACTCAAAAAGCTCTTGAGCATAAGTACTTCGGTAAGCGATGGAAAGAATTTGATGAGACACTCGTTCTCTCGACAGACGGAGAGAAGCTTTATAATACTCTTGATGCAGAGCATTTTTTTAATACTTCGACTTTATCGCGTGGACTTACTGAGAATCGTTTGCTCGCAGCAGTTCCTGGTTTTTTGACAGCAATTGGCGTTATAGGAACATTTGCAGGACTTCAGATGGGCCTTGCTTCCTTGGAGCTTAGTCAAGACGCTGGCGTCGACGTTTTACGACAAGGGATTGGTAACATAATTAGTGGTGCTTCAATCGCTTTTTTAACTTCAGTGTGGGGTGTTTTTACCAGTGTAAGTTTTAATTTTATTGAAAAGTCGCTTGAAAGAGGCATCCGAAGGAGAATTGTTAATCTTCAAAATCATATCGATTATCTTTATCCACGTATTAACCCAGAACAATCGCTTGTCACCATAGCTGATTTGAATCGTAGTTCAAATGAGACACTTCAGGGTCTTGCAGAGAAAATAGGCGATCGACTACAAGAGGCTCTTGTTCAAACAACGAATTCTATACGCACTGGTTTGGAGGATAGCCTGAATCAAATTATGGCTCCGGCCATTCAATCTTTGGTTGATAATGCGCAAACGGGTTCACAGCAAGCATTGGAAAGTCTTCTGGACAGATTTCTTGCTGGAGTCGGTGATGCCGGGAATGCGCAGAAAGAGATGATGCAGAGTGCCTCGAATGATGTTCGCGCTGCGGTTAGCGATCTTGGCCAACAGATGACAGGGTTTCTTTCTCGCATGGATGAACAGTCTAGGCAGTCAGATTCAGCAGCAAGGGAGCGACAGCAGTTGCTTGAAAAGCAACTTGAATCTTTAGGTGCAGAGCATCAGGGCAGACAGAAAGAACTCAGCGCAACTTTTCAGACCATGTTTGAAAAGCTGGTTGGCCAATTGGGAGCGCAGCAGCAAACGGCTGATCTTAGAGAACAGACTCGGGCAGAGAAGTTGGATGAGCAATTAAATAGGCTGTCTGCTCGTAATAATGAAGTGGTTAATTCGATTGGGCAGAGTGTTAGTCGGCAACTTGAAGACCAGCAAAAAAGAGACGAAAAAAGACAGCAATACTTCTCTGAGAGTATCGAAGGGCTACAGTCATTACAAGGGGACTTAGCCGTTCGGGTCGAAAGTTTGATGTCTACTCAGCAGCAAACTTTCGACTCCATGCACCAGAAGTTTACATCTTTACAAAATCAATTTGAGGCTCTTTCTGTTGCTAATGGGAATGCTGGTAAAGAGATCTCCCAGGCTGCAAAAGAGATGCAAAGTGTTTCCAATCAATTGGGAATTCTTTCGATGAACATAAAACAAGCTGCTGAGAAATTGGGTGAGGATGTTTCTGCCGCTGCCAAGGCAACCGTAACTTTGGCAGAAGATAATCGTCTGGTTAGTTTGGAAATGCAGGATGCTTTGCAAGGCTATCAAGCGTTACGAAACGATATGTCTAAGTTGGTAGAGGACCTTAATAGTGCAACACAACATGCTGAAAGTGGATTTTCGGCTGTCCATAAACATCTCAATGCTTTCCAGCAGGCACTCAAAAATAACATACAAGAACTCGAAGACCAACTGCAAAAATTGATGAACAGTTACGCTGACCAAGTTCAGAGTCAGACAGAACAACGCCTTGGTGTTTGGAATGTAGAAACTAGCAATTATATATCTCAAATGACAAACGCTGCTCGTGCGATGGCGAATGTTGTCAATGAGATGGAAACAAAGTGTAGCGTCGCATGA
- a CDS encoding AEC family transporter: protein MDLNVINQVFSLLLMMAVGALLRKRKIVNDAVLKGFSETLMFVTLPFMILYSFNFSFSRDMLANGIVMFCYSVAAHLFLILLSQLLYWKFDASKKYIFHFSTVFSNCGFIGFPLIFALYGKIGVFYTSIFVIAFNLFAFTYGIMLFTGRSSMKNMLKSLVNPPLIATFLGLLIFLFSIKLPSPILNTLETVGSMTTVLSMFIIGAMLADVSLKEVFKGLDVYYLSLIKLIVAPFLCYLLFVPFTTDTQVLAIAVILVAMPTASLGGVFAEKFNGNRAAISRCTFLTTVLSMLTIPLVVSAL from the coding sequence GTGGATCTCAATGTAATCAATCAGGTTTTCAGCCTATTGCTGATGATGGCGGTGGGCGCACTGCTCAGAAAAAGAAAAATTGTCAATGACGCTGTGCTCAAGGGGTTTTCCGAAACCCTGATGTTTGTCACCCTCCCTTTCATGATCCTTTATTCCTTCAACTTTTCCTTTTCCAGGGACATGCTTGCCAATGGCATCGTCATGTTTTGCTATTCCGTTGCTGCGCATCTCTTTCTGATCCTGCTCAGCCAATTGCTGTACTGGAAGTTTGATGCATCGAAAAAGTACATTTTCCATTTCTCCACGGTTTTTTCCAACTGTGGTTTTATCGGTTTCCCGCTGATCTTCGCCCTGTACGGTAAAATCGGGGTTTTCTATACGTCGATCTTCGTGATCGCCTTCAACCTGTTTGCCTTCACCTATGGCATCATGCTCTTTACCGGCCGAAGCAGTATGAAAAATATGCTGAAAAGCTTGGTCAATCCGCCACTGATCGCCACTTTTCTGGGCCTTCTGATCTTTCTGTTTTCCATTAAATTGCCGAGTCCGATTCTGAACACTCTGGAAACGGTCGGCAGCATGACCACTGTGCTGTCCATGTTCATCATCGGGGCAATGCTGGCCGATGTCAGCCTGAAAGAGGTGTTCAAAGGCCTCGATGTCTATTATCTCAGCCTGATAAAATTGATTGTTGCGCCATTCCTCTGTTATTTGCTGTTTGTCCCCTTTACCACTGACACTCAGGTGCTTGCCATTGCGGTGATTCTGGTCGCCATGCCGACGGCGTCACTGGGCGGGGTTTTTGCCGAAAAGTTCAATGGTAACCGGGCGGCTATATCCCGCTGTACCTTTCTGACCACGGTGCTTTCCATGCTGACCATTCCCCTGGTGGTTTCCGCTTTATAA
- a CDS encoding transposase — protein MRYTRAVKVGVLPSENRSIPEVGRDIGVNDQAIRNWIKRYKSDAFDDVN, from the coding sequence ATAAGATACACACGCGCAGTCAAGGTTGGTGTCTTGCCGTCTGAGAATCGAAGCATACCGGAGGTCGGTCGAGACATAGGAGTTAATGATCAAGCAATCAGGAATTGGATTAAGCGGTATAAATCTGATGCTTTTGACGATGTGAACTAA
- a CDS encoding alpha/beta fold hydrolase, with translation MKEHNIVANGVSLHVAERGEGPAVLFCHGFPDTWRSWRSPMKAISNAGYRAIALDTRGYGESSGPDGAGEYTMFHIVGDLVAVLNALRCDTAILVGHDFGAVAAWIAALTRPDRFRAVFGLSVPPFEFGAGNFLTDLRERGQYDFYMFRQMRPAADDEWAEARKTLPAAFYWTSGEAPKEERWHPMDINLGLLRPVPSGPPSFVDSADFNVMVGQFERNGFHRPLNYYRALESSLNMASAFTGCRIQVPSFFMVGAADGLNELHPVTEEALRRVLADLRGFVELPGIGHWPQLEAAAQTNAALLGFLDAIS, from the coding sequence ATGAAGGAACACAATATCGTCGCCAACGGCGTGTCGCTGCATGTTGCTGAGCGTGGCGAAGGGCCTGCGGTGCTGTTCTGTCACGGGTTCCCTGACACTTGGCGTAGCTGGCGCAGTCCAATGAAGGCTATTTCCAATGCGGGCTATCGTGCGATCGCATTGGACACCAGAGGGTATGGCGAGAGCTCCGGCCCGGACGGTGCGGGCGAATATACGATGTTTCATATCGTGGGCGATCTTGTCGCCGTCCTGAATGCCTTGCGTTGCGATACGGCGATACTTGTCGGCCATGATTTCGGCGCAGTAGCCGCGTGGATCGCAGCCCTGACAAGACCCGACAGATTCCGTGCGGTCTTCGGTTTGAGCGTGCCGCCGTTTGAATTCGGTGCCGGGAACTTCCTGACGGATTTGCGGGAAAGAGGTCAGTACGACTTCTATATGTTTAGACAGATGCGACCGGCAGCTGACGACGAGTGGGCCGAGGCGAGAAAAACGCTCCCGGCGGCTTTCTACTGGACGTCCGGGGAAGCTCCCAAGGAAGAACGCTGGCATCCGATGGATATCAATCTTGGCCTGCTTCGGCCCGTGCCATCCGGACCACCAAGTTTTGTGGATTCCGCCGATTTCAATGTCATGGTCGGTCAATTTGAACGTAACGGATTTCACCGTCCCCTTAACTATTACCGTGCGCTTGAGTCCTCTCTCAACATGGCCTCTGCCTTCACTGGGTGCAGGATTCAAGTACCGTCCTTCTTCATGGTCGGCGCGGCGGATGGTCTGAATGAACTGCACCCCGTCACCGAGGAAGCCCTGCGACGTGTCCTCGCGGATTTGCGAGGGTTCGTCGAGCTCCCGGGCATCGGCCACTGGCCCCAACTTGAAGCCGCCGCACAGACGAATGCCGCGCTGCTCGGTTTTCTGGATGCAATCAGTTAG
- a CDS encoding AraC family transcriptional regulator, translating into MRDSSNMLVDPLSNLLDFLQVRCDLSGRLVAGGTWARRFTNLDAIKFCAVTEGGCWYSLDRMSEPVRVDACDVLITNGTRTLTLASAADLIPGATTSPAVRDSNDVYQLGQGCDFAMLGGIVQINADRKALLLNGLPPLIHVRGATDEAEPISWVLKQLVTEMKGGRPGRAVVISGLTQLLFAQTLRAYLAHAPNGDEGWLKGFGDQRLAIVLSSIHGEPSRNWGLKELAKKAGMSRTSLAIQFREMMGIPPLAYLTQWRMYLAQRELRAGASVSEAASAVGYSSESAFSSAFKRIMAIAPGQYRRTVQRGAEVPQASSKSDTHDF; encoded by the coding sequence ATGCGTGATAGTTCAAATATGCTCGTTGATCCCTTGTCAAACCTGCTCGACTTCCTTCAGGTGCGATGTGACTTGTCAGGACGATTGGTAGCTGGCGGTACATGGGCTCGCCGGTTCACTAATCTGGATGCGATAAAATTTTGCGCAGTAACTGAGGGGGGCTGTTGGTATTCTCTTGATCGCATGTCTGAGCCAGTCCGAGTGGACGCTTGCGATGTTCTGATCACCAATGGCACACGCACACTGACGCTGGCCAGCGCCGCAGACTTGATTCCTGGCGCGACGACCTCGCCAGCCGTTCGGGACAGCAATGATGTATATCAGCTTGGCCAAGGCTGCGACTTCGCCATGCTGGGGGGCATAGTGCAAATCAATGCTGACCGGAAAGCGTTGCTCTTGAATGGCCTGCCGCCGCTCATCCATGTACGGGGAGCCACAGACGAAGCCGAGCCGATTTCCTGGGTGCTTAAACAACTGGTGACGGAAATGAAAGGCGGACGACCTGGGCGGGCTGTTGTCATATCGGGGCTGACACAATTACTATTCGCTCAGACATTGCGGGCTTATTTGGCTCATGCACCGAACGGCGATGAGGGGTGGTTGAAAGGCTTTGGCGATCAACGGTTGGCCATCGTACTCAGTAGCATTCATGGTGAACCATCTCGGAATTGGGGCCTAAAAGAACTCGCAAAAAAAGCAGGGATGTCGAGAACATCGCTCGCGATTCAATTCCGTGAAATGATGGGCATTCCTCCTCTCGCTTATTTGACCCAATGGCGGATGTATCTGGCGCAACGTGAACTTCGAGCGGGTGCTTCGGTTTCGGAAGCTGCATCTGCGGTCGGGTACTCTTCCGAGAGTGCTTTCAGCAGCGCATTCAAGCGCATAATGGCTATTGCGCCCGGTCAGTATCGACGGACTGTGCAAAGAGGGGCTGAGGTTCCACAGGCATCCAGCAAATCCGACACGCACGACTTCTAA
- the yjjJ gene encoding type II toxin-antitoxin system HipA family toxin YjjJ, which yields MSRAEGQDTQLRQILSMGSQTSSFLQQHLNLSQSAISRAVERLAPDVILLGAARSARYGLKKQVHPKLETEISLYQVDTRGDVSPYGKLFTLAANEYGLQLHESSKINFLDHVPYPIQNMNPEGFMGRSFAHNYARELDLPKDLNVWTDVHALVALTSRGEDMPGCLIIGQGSLERYWEEVATDPTILSSEDRFKAYDDLAAMAIEGEAPGSSAGGEQPKFTAIVEGPDGPHRVIVKFASRNSDEGIRWSDLLICESIASETLFNNGFNSAVTRVLQTENWTFLESARFDRTGLWGRIPLFSMKSLEAEFIGGCDTWTECAEEFNRNKYISDEDRTRIQQLEGFGALIGNTDMHLGNLSFYPNIGGFDLAPIYDMTPMIYRPRSGGIMSSDPISFKGLPPTASSKGIRALARKFWERAANEELLSDDFRELCKRNLKTFQNLENRPVLKM from the coding sequence ATGAGTCGTGCAGAAGGTCAAGACACTCAACTTCGACAGATACTGAGCATGGGGAGCCAAACAAGCTCCTTCCTTCAACAGCACCTTAACCTCAGTCAGTCTGCTATCTCTCGGGCAGTCGAAAGACTTGCGCCTGACGTTATTCTTTTGGGGGCAGCCCGATCTGCCAGGTATGGCCTGAAGAAACAAGTCCATCCGAAGCTTGAGACTGAAATTTCCCTTTACCAGGTAGATACCCGCGGCGATGTTAGCCCTTACGGGAAACTTTTTACTCTTGCAGCCAATGAATACGGCTTACAACTTCATGAAAGCTCTAAAATCAATTTTCTTGACCACGTACCCTATCCTATTCAAAACATGAATCCTGAAGGATTTATGGGTCGCTCATTTGCTCATAATTATGCAAGAGAGCTAGATCTGCCAAAAGACTTAAATGTATGGACTGACGTGCATGCACTGGTGGCCCTAACATCTCGTGGTGAAGATATGCCTGGATGTTTGATAATCGGACAAGGATCACTTGAACGCTATTGGGAAGAAGTGGCAACTGATCCGACTATTCTATCATCTGAAGACAGATTCAAAGCTTATGATGACTTAGCAGCCATGGCGATTGAGGGAGAAGCCCCCGGGTCCTCTGCCGGTGGAGAACAACCCAAATTTACAGCTATTGTCGAGGGGCCAGATGGGCCTCATCGAGTTATCGTCAAATTTGCTTCAAGAAATTCAGATGAAGGAATAAGGTGGTCAGATCTGTTAATTTGCGAAAGCATTGCATCAGAAACCCTCTTCAATAACGGGTTCAACAGTGCTGTCACCAGAGTTTTACAAACTGAAAATTGGACCTTCTTAGAATCGGCAAGATTTGACAGAACAGGACTTTGGGGTCGGATTCCTCTTTTCTCAATGAAGTCCCTGGAAGCGGAATTCATTGGCGGTTGTGATACCTGGACGGAATGCGCAGAAGAGTTCAATAGAAACAAGTATATATCAGATGAAGATAGGACCCGTATTCAGCAGCTTGAGGGCTTTGGAGCTTTGATTGGAAATACCGATATGCATTTAGGAAACTTGTCATTTTATCCAAATATTGGCGGGTTTGACTTAGCACCGATCTATGACATGACACCGATGATTTACCGGCCAAGGTCTGGTGGCATCATGTCTTCTGACCCCATCAGCTTTAAGGGCCTCCCGCCGACCGCCTCTTCCAAGGGGATAAGAGCTCTTGCAAGGAAGTTTTGGGAACGTGCTGCAAATGAAGAACTTTTGTCAGATGACTTCCGAGAATTATGCAAAAGAAATCTAAAAACATTTCAAAACCTCGAAAATCGTCCAGTTTTGAAAATGTAA
- a CDS encoding transglutaminase-like domain-containing protein, which yields MEHTKDGVPELSERYLEPTEFFDWDNPKVKSFAEKCVEHAETNVEKSVCLFYAVRDSIMYDPYRVSLDRHVYHASNLLTVGAGFCLPKANLLIASARAVGIPAGIGLSDVVNHLCSEGLRKKMGGNKVFHHHGYAVLYIDGKWVKAAPAFNIKLCNRFGVTPTEFDGQNHALFQEYDNLDRRHMEYLVDHGIWSDFPFARVVNDFSAVYPSSLFSKRRGPISTRIFEGEEGTSSNLQTLQKSL from the coding sequence GTGGAGCATACAAAAGATGGAGTGCCGGAGCTTTCGGAGCGATATCTGGAGCCGACTGAATTTTTCGACTGGGATAATCCAAAAGTAAAGTCCTTTGCAGAGAAGTGTGTTGAGCATGCTGAAACAAATGTAGAGAAAAGTGTCTGTCTTTTCTACGCTGTGCGTGATTCTATAATGTATGATCCGTATCGTGTGAGTCTCGATCGACATGTCTACCATGCTAGCAATCTTCTTACTGTTGGAGCGGGATTTTGCTTACCAAAGGCCAATTTGCTTATCGCATCAGCCCGTGCGGTGGGGATTCCTGCTGGGATCGGTCTCTCTGACGTGGTTAATCACCTTTGTTCTGAGGGCTTAAGGAAAAAAATGGGGGGAAATAAAGTGTTTCACCATCATGGCTATGCTGTGTTGTATATCGATGGGAAATGGGTCAAGGCTGCACCTGCATTTAATATTAAATTATGTAATCGCTTTGGAGTGACACCAACTGAATTTGATGGTCAAAATCATGCCTTGTTCCAAGAATACGACAATTTGGATCGCCGTCATATGGAATATCTTGTTGACCACGGCATTTGGTCTGACTTCCCGTTCGCACGTGTGGTAAATGATTTTAGCGCTGTCTATCCAAGTAGCTTATTCTCTAAGAGGAGGGGGCCGATCTCTACACGTATTTTCGAGGGTGAAGAGGGGACTTCCTCGAATTTACAGACACTTCAAAAAAGCCTATAA
- a CDS encoding AAA family ATPase, producing MDDFSQNVVGRIINVIKHLPPQYRVHEGEVYKRTVWTEFVACAQQNQLGEEVFCVNIVKDVIAEGLKKLRPGEIRAVMTNISPIGRAPVDCACESIFEQIARIAAAKRSQKPYVRVRALKDLDFLKRALSDDWKSKWDWLVLDESGRIVFEVDQKSECRKACKGILQEAMLPQVIEKAINKAQQATDFKEIVSFVKEFYRSKKFLESKKDMAGLSEELANIDPALFFSFARKSILTNDDANEFVERVYSILTKKCPNRETPIAELLLTVVRRLLGDQDAVYPLLYGPPGTAKTFILEQLCDVFNEAGIKTNYILQAMTQNGGYSLQNNEVAMSLQGISSKWGTGRSGLIYANSFREDVDLTLVALDEVDKCGLQDYLVTLLDPRQPLQDSFWRELVPSIDMRSKVLFFATCNDVEIIRKGGKSALWSRMTPVEMDGYSHKESIDLVSNLVGNRTVAGKAASPDEIYKITAQVVNKYRHRSLPSIRSLIDQVNRQLYVKRFPSLNKVLGESQKEYCLAPGIGFGAQ from the coding sequence ATGGACGACTTTTCTCAAAATGTAGTTGGCCGAATAATCAACGTTATTAAGCACCTTCCACCTCAGTACAGGGTGCATGAAGGGGAGGTCTATAAGAGGACTGTTTGGACCGAGTTTGTTGCGTGTGCTCAGCAAAACCAGTTGGGTGAAGAAGTCTTTTGCGTAAACATTGTCAAGGACGTCATTGCGGAGGGTTTAAAAAAACTCAGACCAGGTGAGATCAGGGCCGTAATGACAAACATTAGCCCAATTGGGAGGGCCCCTGTCGATTGTGCCTGTGAGTCTATTTTTGAACAAATCGCAAGGATTGCTGCTGCTAAGCGGTCCCAAAAACCATATGTCAGAGTCCGTGCACTGAAGGATTTAGATTTTTTGAAAAGGGCACTTTCTGATGACTGGAAAAGCAAGTGGGACTGGCTTGTACTTGATGAGTCTGGAAGAATTGTTTTTGAAGTTGATCAGAAATCCGAATGTAGAAAAGCGTGCAAGGGAATTTTGCAAGAGGCTATGCTGCCTCAAGTCATCGAGAAAGCAATAAATAAAGCCCAGCAAGCTACAGATTTTAAAGAAATAGTATCATTCGTGAAGGAATTTTATCGAAGCAAAAAGTTTCTGGAATCCAAAAAAGATATGGCTGGTTTATCCGAGGAGCTTGCTAATATCGACCCCGCATTATTTTTTTCATTTGCTCGTAAATCGATCCTGACCAATGATGATGCAAATGAATTTGTCGAGAGAGTATACAGTATCTTGACGAAAAAATGCCCTAATCGTGAGACTCCTATTGCTGAATTGCTACTGACTGTTGTTCGCCGCCTTTTGGGTGACCAGGATGCAGTTTATCCTCTTTTGTACGGCCCCCCAGGAACAGCCAAAACATTCATCCTTGAACAGCTTTGTGATGTATTCAATGAAGCAGGTATTAAGACAAATTATATCTTGCAGGCGATGACGCAGAATGGTGGATATTCTCTTCAAAACAATGAAGTGGCCATGAGTCTTCAAGGAATAAGCAGTAAATGGGGGACTGGCAGAAGTGGTCTGATTTATGCGAATTCCTTTCGGGAAGATGTCGATTTGACTCTGGTTGCTTTGGATGAGGTTGACAAGTGTGGACTGCAGGATTATCTGGTGACTTTGCTTGACCCACGGCAGCCGCTTCAGGACAGCTTTTGGAGAGAATTGGTACCAAGTATCGATATGCGATCAAAGGTATTGTTTTTCGCAACCTGCAACGATGTTGAGATTATTCGAAAGGGTGGCAAATCGGCATTGTGGTCCAGGATGACTCCGGTTGAAATGGATGGCTACAGTCATAAGGAAAGTATCGACCTTGTATCCAACCTGGTTGGGAATAGAACTGTTGCAGGAAAAGCTGCGTCACCAGATGAGATTTATAAAATAACTGCTCAGGTTGTCAATAAATATAGACATCGGTCTTTGCCAAGTATCAGGAGTTTGATTGATCAGGTGAATCGGCAGCTTTATGTAAAGCGATTCCCGTCTCTGAATAAAGTATTGGGCGAAAGTCAGAAAGAGTATTGTCTGGCCCCGGGTATTGGGTTTGGGGCACAATAA